From Salinirubellus salinus, the proteins below share one genomic window:
- a CDS encoding ribonucleoside-diphosphate reductase — translation MTRYADQGRSLRLDPESQSGGYFRHAVYNHWDPYEDVPESLLEQDRQRLMATDRDAVSETAFDDLRQSLALFGAGEEAVTEDLAPLMLALDDIDDQMFVSSQIYEEAKHTQFFDRYWRDVIDPVAGHHGFEVTNPTDERYFMPAYEALFDGTEAAMHRLLEPGEDTPENRVRAYCHYHLTVESVLAQTGYYGLTNSLSDSNVDITQPEAPDLELDGLVEGISYIRSDEGRHVGFGMHKVQQHLAEDGVDEQVVRSTLQELMPHVAGIVSYSDELVDPVPLVEYARDKLTRRIEIITNADAEIPDVEELVRLDDGNGATPADD, via the coding sequence ATGACGCGCTACGCAGATCAGGGCCGTTCGCTCCGACTCGACCCGGAGAGCCAGTCGGGCGGGTACTTCCGGCACGCGGTGTACAACCACTGGGACCCCTACGAGGACGTCCCGGAGTCGCTCCTCGAGCAGGACCGCCAGCGGCTGATGGCCACCGACCGGGACGCCGTCAGCGAGACGGCCTTCGACGACCTGCGCCAGTCGCTCGCGCTGTTCGGCGCCGGCGAGGAGGCCGTCACGGAGGACCTCGCCCCGCTGATGCTGGCGCTCGACGACATCGACGACCAGATGTTCGTCTCCTCGCAGATCTACGAGGAGGCCAAGCACACCCAGTTCTTCGACCGCTACTGGCGTGACGTGATCGACCCCGTCGCCGGGCACCACGGCTTCGAGGTCACGAACCCCACCGACGAACGCTACTTCATGCCTGCCTACGAGGCGCTGTTCGACGGCACCGAGGCGGCGATGCACCGACTCCTCGAACCCGGCGAGGACACCCCCGAGAACCGGGTCCGGGCGTACTGTCACTACCACCTCACCGTCGAGAGCGTGCTCGCCCAGACGGGCTACTACGGGCTGACGAACTCGCTCTCGGACTCGAACGTCGACATCACCCAGCCCGAGGCCCCCGACCTCGAACTCGACGGGCTCGTGGAGGGGATCAGTTACATCCGCTCGGACGAGGGCCGCCACGTCGGCTTCGGGATGCACAAGGTCCAGCAGCACCTCGCCGAGGACGGCGTCGACGAGCAGGTCGTCCGCTCGACGCTCCAGGAGCTGATGCCCCACGTCGCCGGCATCGTCTCGTACTCCGACGAACTGGTCGACCCGGTCCCGCTCGTCGAGTACGCCCGCGACAAGCTCACCCGCCGCATCGAGATCATCACGAACGCGGACGCCGAGATCCCGGACGTGGAGGAGCTGGTGCGTCTGGACGACGGGAACGGGGCGACCCCCGCCGACGACTAG
- a CDS encoding helix-turn-helix domain-containing protein, translated as MRYATVSLTPDDGGFHPVDRSLATDPAVTRESIQQINLLDDGTGVMLYALRGDMARAAELIAAHEDIIDFEVSGEGEGLAYVHFHPNDRTRALLDVVQQNEIILETPVECTAGGGIRFTVLGDGGAIQRAVADIPSDITLTLDRMGDYHPDTGELFSALTARQQEILEAAVELGYYEVPRQTTHEIIAEAVGLSAGTVGEHLRKVEGRVLSALVD; from the coding sequence ATGCGCTACGCGACGGTGTCGCTCACGCCCGACGACGGGGGGTTCCACCCGGTCGATCGGTCGCTCGCGACCGACCCGGCGGTCACCCGCGAGTCGATCCAGCAGATCAACCTGCTCGACGACGGGACCGGGGTCATGCTGTACGCCCTGCGGGGGGACATGGCACGGGCGGCCGAACTCATCGCGGCTCACGAGGACATCATCGACTTCGAGGTCTCGGGCGAGGGTGAGGGGCTGGCGTACGTCCACTTCCACCCGAACGACCGGACCCGTGCGCTCCTGGACGTCGTCCAGCAGAACGAGATCATCCTCGAGACACCCGTCGAGTGCACCGCCGGCGGTGGCATCCGCTTCACCGTCCTCGGCGACGGCGGCGCCATCCAGCGGGCGGTCGCCGACATCCCCTCGGACATCACGCTGACGCTCGACCGGATGGGTGACTACCACCCCGACACCGGCGAACTGTTCTCCGCGCTCACCGCCCGCCAGCAGGAGATCCTCGAGGCCGCTGTCGAACTCGGCTACTACGAGGTGCCACGACAGACGACCCACGAGATCATCGCCGAGGCGGTTGGCCTCTCGGCCGGGACGGTCGGCGAACACCTGCGGAAGGTGGAGGGGCGCGTGCTGAGCGCGCTCGTGGACTGA
- a CDS encoding enoyl-CoA hydratase/isomerase family protein: MIQVERRGDVRVVTLDRPEKRNALTPEGLVELRAAVAEAAAPVVHVTGAGDAFSAGADFDSVAAAAERDDAEAFIRRGQETMRAIEAADSVVVAGVDGPARGGGVELALACDLRVATPDATFAETGVKLGLFGAWGGTHRLPAVVGLGDAIDLSLSGRTLDAESAHRIGLVQRVVEAPFAVSEELAGNDDAALRVLKRRLRAHERIEEQERGEREAFAELLAAYAERLD, from the coding sequence ATGATACAGGTCGAACGCCGGGGCGATGTCCGGGTGGTGACCCTCGACCGACCCGAGAAGCGCAACGCGCTGACGCCCGAGGGGCTGGTCGAACTGCGGGCGGCCGTCGCCGAGGCGGCGGCGCCCGTCGTCCACGTCACCGGTGCTGGGGACGCGTTCTCGGCGGGCGCCGACTTCGACAGCGTGGCCGCGGCCGCCGAGCGCGACGACGCCGAGGCGTTCATCCGCCGGGGACAGGAGACGATGCGTGCCATCGAGGCGGCCGACAGCGTCGTCGTCGCGGGTGTCGACGGCCCGGCCCGCGGTGGCGGGGTGGAACTCGCGCTGGCGTGTGACCTGCGGGTGGCGACGCCCGACGCGACGTTCGCCGAGACGGGCGTGAAACTCGGCCTGTTCGGCGCGTGGGGTGGTACCCACCGGCTCCCGGCGGTGGTCGGGCTCGGCGACGCGATAGACCTCTCACTCTCCGGGCGCACGCTCGACGCCGAGTCGGCCCACCGCATCGGCCTCGTCCAGCGGGTCGTCGAGGCCCCCTTCGCAGTGAGCGAGGAGCTCGCCGGGAACGACGACGCCGCCCTCCGCGTGCTCAAACGTCGACTCCGGGCGCACGAACGGATCGAGGAGCAGGAACGGGGCGAGCGCGAGGCGTTCGCCGAGTTGCTGGCCGCGTACGCCGAGCGACTGGACTAG
- a CDS encoding NAD+ synthase, which yields MQPSLRVACAQLNPTVGDVTGNRERILDAAERAAEAGADMLVTPELSLLGYPPRDLLRRDAVVDAGLAALDSLADAVPLPTVVGVADRNPGTGRAVRNVAALVYDGEVHASAVKRLLPTYDVFDESRYFEAGDAPTTVEVAGATVGLSVCEDAWNETAVDGTRRYDADPIADLADAGADLLVNVSASPFHLGKGAEREALFAGHATRNDRPVVFVNQVGANDELTFDGGSFVLGPDGDPWARATDWAADLLVVDVPLDGAAPDPADRPLAAPPESRAEEARRAIRVGIRDYVHKSGFEDVVVGMSGGVDSTVATVLAAEALGPDHVLGVAMPTRYTADASTEDARRTAETLGIGFEVVPVEGTFGAFMDQLGPVFDGYERDETEENVQARIRGTTLMALSNKFDALVLTPDNKSESTVGYCTLYGDMVGALAPLGDCLKELVYDLAARLNEAPHPSFDGPPVPDRVVERPPSAELREDQTDADDLPPYDVIDPIARDYVEERMDREALVEAGHDPDAVDRVLTLLHRSEYKRWQEVPLLRVTRQAFGMGWRYPLAARYDAVNE from the coding sequence ATGCAGCCCTCGCTCCGCGTCGCCTGCGCGCAACTGAACCCGACCGTCGGGGACGTGACCGGCAACCGAGAGCGCATCCTCGACGCCGCTGAACGCGCGGCCGAGGCGGGCGCCGACATGCTCGTGACGCCCGAACTCTCTCTACTCGGCTACCCGCCGCGTGACCTCCTCCGCCGGGACGCCGTGGTCGACGCCGGCCTCGCGGCGCTCGACTCGCTGGCCGACGCGGTCCCGCTCCCCACCGTCGTCGGCGTCGCGGACCGCAATCCCGGTACCGGCCGCGCCGTCCGGAACGTCGCGGCCCTCGTCTACGACGGCGAGGTACACGCCAGTGCTGTCAAGCGACTCCTCCCCACCTACGACGTGTTCGACGAGTCGCGCTACTTCGAGGCCGGTGACGCCCCGACGACCGTCGAGGTGGCTGGTGCCACTGTCGGGCTCTCGGTCTGCGAGGACGCGTGGAACGAGACGGCCGTCGACGGCACGCGCCGCTACGACGCCGACCCGATTGCCGACCTCGCCGACGCCGGCGCGGACCTCCTCGTCAACGTCTCTGCCTCCCCGTTCCACCTCGGGAAGGGTGCCGAGCGCGAGGCCCTGTTCGCCGGGCACGCGACCCGGAACGACCGCCCGGTCGTCTTCGTCAATCAGGTCGGTGCGAACGACGAACTCACGTTCGACGGCGGCTCGTTCGTCCTCGGCCCCGACGGCGACCCGTGGGCCCGCGCGACCGACTGGGCAGCGGACCTCCTCGTCGTCGACGTCCCGCTCGACGGTGCTGCCCCAGACCCTGCGGACCGACCGCTCGCCGCCCCGCCCGAGTCACGGGCCGAAGAGGCCCGCCGCGCCATCCGCGTCGGCATCCGCGACTACGTCCACAAGTCCGGGTTCGAGGACGTCGTCGTCGGGATGTCCGGCGGCGTCGACTCCACCGTCGCGACCGTCCTCGCCGCCGAGGCGCTCGGCCCCGACCACGTCCTCGGCGTCGCCATGCCCACCCGCTACACCGCCGACGCCTCCACCGAGGACGCCCGCCGGACCGCCGAGACGCTCGGCATCGGGTTCGAGGTCGTCCCCGTCGAGGGGACGTTCGGCGCGTTCATGGACCAGCTCGGCCCCGTCTTCGACGGCTACGAGCGCGACGAGACCGAGGAGAACGTGCAGGCGCGCATCCGGGGGACCACGCTGATGGCCCTGTCGAACAAGTTCGACGCGCTCGTCCTCACCCCGGACAACAAGTCCGAGTCCACCGTCGGCTACTGCACCCTCTACGGCGACATGGTCGGTGCACTCGCCCCGCTCGGGGACTGCCTGAAGGAACTGGTCTACGACCTCGCCGCCCGCCTGAACGAGGCCCCCCACCCCTCCTTCGACGGCCCGCCGGTCCCCGACCGCGTGGTCGAACGCCCCCCGAGCGCGGAACTCCGCGAGGACCAGACCGACGCGGACGACCTGCCACCGTACGACGTCATCGACCCCATCGCCCGCGACTACGTCGAGGAGCGGATGGACCGCGAGGCGCTGGTCGAGGCGGGTCACGACCCCGATGCCGTCGACCGGGTGCTGACGCTCCTCCATCGGTCGGAGTACAAGCGCTGGCAGGAGGTGCCGCTGTTGCGCGTGACGCGGCAGGCGTTCGGGATGGGGTGGCGCTACCCGCTGGCGGCGAGGTACGACGCGGTGAATGAGTAG
- a CDS encoding DUF7114 family protein: MEEAAAVRRAVAETVRDVVPEPLQDRIVGFVDDGSMVPGTVTVLAAESFGGEEVAVDPLLERAVGVQLIYDGLRLTRDLVHDEPWDRGEKPDADMGILAADVMVARGFYLLARSEAAECAVEVVRAFGRDQTAFRAGGDTSLDSRLESDVLELAVLAGATAVGVTVSDADLAGFANGQVDGVGYPPVDGTVAGGLRADLRALADGHVGERAARSD, encoded by the coding sequence ATGGAGGAAGCCGCCGCGGTCCGTCGGGCCGTCGCCGAGACCGTCCGCGACGTGGTCCCCGAACCCCTCCAGGACCGCATCGTCGGGTTCGTCGACGACGGCTCGATGGTGCCGGGGACGGTGACGGTACTCGCCGCCGAGTCGTTCGGCGGCGAGGAGGTGGCCGTCGACCCCCTGCTCGAGCGTGCCGTCGGCGTCCAGCTCATCTACGACGGGCTGCGTCTGACCCGCGACCTCGTCCACGACGAGCCGTGGGACCGGGGAGAGAAACCCGACGCCGACATGGGCATCCTCGCCGCGGACGTGATGGTCGCCCGTGGATTCTACCTGCTCGCCCGCTCGGAGGCCGCCGAGTGTGCCGTCGAGGTGGTCCGAGCGTTCGGCCGGGACCAGACGGCGTTCCGCGCGGGCGGCGACACCTCGCTCGACTCGCGACTGGAGTCGGACGTCCTCGAGCTGGCCGTCCTCGCGGGTGCGACGGCCGTCGGCGTGACCGTCTCCGACGCCGACCTCGCAGGGTTCGCCAACGGGCAGGTCGACGGTGTCGGCTACCCGCCCGTCGACGGGACCGTGGCCGGGGGGCTCCGGGCGGACCTCCGGGCGCTGGCGGACGGGCACGTCGGCGAGCGGGCGGCCCGGAGTGACTGA